From Elusimicrobiaceae bacterium, a single genomic window includes:
- the typA gene encoding translational GTPase TypA, whose amino-acid sequence MEPRRTDVRNIAIIAHVDHGKTTLVDAMLKLTGEFNVKPEDEQEAVLDSNPLERERGITILAKCTSVPYKNHVINIVDTPGHADFGSEVERILQMVDSAILMVDAVDGPMPQTRFVLRKALSLGLVPIVVINKMDRPNINPAAALDAVYSLFIDLGATDAQLEFPILYASGKHGWASLTPETSGRDITPLFDVILSHVPAPLAHLDRPLQMQVTMLDYNNFVGQIGIGRIFAGSLNKGQNLLLVKPDGKQIPCKAVKIERFFGLSRREVDTATAGDIAAVAGLSGVDIGDTLCLAENPQPFLQLSIDEPTMSMEFQVNDSPFAGLEGKFVTSRHLKTRLEKEARTNVGLKVEEMEGEGKFKVSGRGELHLTILIETMRREGFELAVSSPEVIYREENGVIKEPMEFLVLDIETAHQGVVIELLGTRGAKLENMVNEGTDRVRLEYIVPTRALIGFKSDFLTRTRGKGIMHHSFHGYLPKTDVRRLRTNGVFVAKEAGTTTGYALFSLQDGGEMFLGPGVKVYEGMVVGQNARNNDLIVNPCKEKKLTNMRSKATDEALTLEQPRDMTLEQAIEYIAPDELVEITPKSVRIRKKVLVSHLRKRAERGKEVTEPYY is encoded by the coding sequence ATGGAACCCCGACGCACCGACGTAAGAAACATCGCCATCATCGCCCATGTGGACCACGGCAAAACCACGCTGGTTGACGCCATGCTCAAGCTCACCGGCGAATTCAACGTAAAACCCGAAGACGAGCAGGAAGCCGTGCTGGATTCCAATCCCCTGGAGCGCGAGCGCGGCATAACCATTCTGGCGAAATGCACTTCGGTGCCCTACAAAAACCATGTCATCAATATAGTGGACACTCCGGGCCACGCCGATTTCGGCAGCGAAGTGGAACGCATTTTGCAGATGGTTGACAGCGCGATCCTGATGGTGGACGCCGTAGACGGACCCATGCCGCAAACCCGGTTTGTGCTGCGCAAAGCGCTTTCGCTCGGGCTGGTGCCGATCGTCGTGATAAATAAAATGGACCGGCCCAACATCAACCCCGCCGCCGCGCTTGACGCGGTGTACAGCCTGTTCATTGATCTGGGCGCGACCGACGCGCAGCTGGAATTCCCCATACTCTACGCGTCCGGCAAGCATGGCTGGGCATCGCTCACGCCGGAAACATCGGGCAGGGACATCACGCCGCTGTTCGACGTGATACTCTCGCATGTGCCGGCCCCGCTGGCTCATCTGGACCGGCCGCTGCAGATGCAGGTCACAATGCTCGATTACAACAATTTCGTAGGCCAGATCGGCATAGGCCGCATTTTCGCCGGCTCGCTCAACAAAGGACAGAACCTCCTGCTCGTCAAGCCGGACGGAAAGCAGATCCCCTGCAAAGCGGTTAAAATAGAACGGTTTTTCGGGCTGAGCCGCCGCGAGGTTGACACCGCGACAGCGGGCGATATCGCCGCAGTAGCCGGCCTTTCCGGCGTGGATATCGGCGATACGCTGTGCCTCGCGGAAAATCCGCAGCCGTTTCTGCAGCTTTCCATTGACGAACCCACCATGTCAATGGAATTTCAGGTAAACGACAGCCCGTTCGCCGGGCTGGAGGGCAAATTCGTGACCAGCCGCCACCTGAAAACGCGCCTTGAAAAGGAAGCGCGCACCAATGTCGGACTGAAAGTGGAGGAGATGGAGGGCGAAGGCAAATTCAAGGTGTCCGGGCGCGGCGAGCTGCATCTTACCATTCTCATCGAAACCATGCGCCGCGAAGGATTTGAACTGGCCGTTTCCTCGCCGGAGGTGATTTACCGCGAGGAAAACGGCGTTATAAAAGAGCCGATGGAATTTCTGGTGCTCGACATCGAAACCGCGCATCAGGGCGTGGTTATAGAACTGCTGGGCACGCGCGGCGCAAAACTGGAAAACATGGTCAACGAAGGCACTGACCGGGTGCGCCTGGAATATATAGTGCCGACCCGTGCGCTGATCGGTTTTAAATCGGATTTTCTCACCCGCACGCGCGGCAAGGGCATCATGCATCACAGTTTCCACGGCTACCTGCCGAAAACCGACGTGCGCCGCCTGCGCACCAACGGCGTATTTGTAGCCAAGGAAGCCGGCACGACGACCGGCTATGCGCTGTTCAGCCTGCAGGACGGCGGAGAAATGTTTCTCGGGCCCGGCGTCAAGGTTTACGAAGGCATGGTGGTGGGCCAGAACGCCCGCAATAACGACCTGATCGTCAATCCCTGCAAAGAAAAGAAACTGACCAACATGCGCAGCAAAGCCACCGACGAAGCGCTCACGCTTGAGCAGCCGCGGGACATGACGCTGGAGCAGGCGATTGAATACATCGCGCCGGACGAACTGGTGGAAATTACGCCCAAATCGGTCCGCATCCGCAAGAAAGTGCTTGTCAGCCACCTGCGCAAGCGCGCCGAGCGCGGCAAGGAAGTCACGGAACCGTATTACTGA